Proteins from a single region of Phoenix dactylifera cultivar Barhee BC4 unplaced genomic scaffold, palm_55x_up_171113_PBpolish2nd_filt_p 000515F, whole genome shotgun sequence:
- the LOC103720940 gene encoding pentatricopeptide repeat-containing protein At1g63080, mitochondrial-like, translated as MRRALAPPFFLRPPFSKPSPFYLSIASSPPLPKPSASLTEEELAEVHRLVPRLCDAGRHADAVRLLDACLLAGPPLAALPASALADRLASHPDLTPSMALLTALKHHPRRPSPLPFCSPLLSAFFEKRRPKEAAKVFAWLCRPDSPCRPDPEVYRIAIGGFCRLGRMVDALRAVKEMVGDGVSPGTDLREAVYRGMLHEARIDEARELDAALKCIEEEGNGFGGAVEVLDRLIREWEE; from the coding sequence atgagaAGAGCGTTGGcgcctcccttcttcctccgaCCCCCTTTCTCCAAACCCTCCCCCTTCTACCTCTCCAtcgcttcctctcctcctctgccGAAGCCCTCGGCTTCCCTCACCGAGGAGGAGCTCGCCGAGGTCCACCGGCTCGTCCCCCGCCTCTGCGACGCCGGCCGCCACGCCGACGCCGTCCGCCTCCTCGACGCCTGCCTCCTCGCCGGCCCTCCCCTCGCCGCCCTCCCCGCCTCCGCCCTCGCCGACCGCCTCGCCTCCCACCCCGACCTCACGCCCTCCATGGCCCTCCTCACCGCCCTCAAGCACCACCCCCGACGCCCCTCCCCCCTTCCCTTctgctcccctctcctctccgccTTCTTCGAGAAGCGCCGCCccaaggaggccgccaaggtgTTCGCTTGGCTCTGCCGGCCCGACTCCCCCTGCCGTCCGGATCCCGAGGTCTACCGGATTGCGATCGGAGGGTTTTGTAGGCTCGGGAGGATGGTGGATGCTCTGCGGGCGGTCAAGGAGATGGTGGGGGATGGGGTCTCGCCGGGGACCGATTTGAGGGAGGCGGTGTATCGAGGAATGCTGCATGAGGCTCGGATCGATGAGGCCCGGGAGCTGGATGCTGCTTTGAAGTGCATTGAGGAGGAGGGAAATGGATTTGGTGGTGCCGTGGAGGTGCTCGATCGGTTGATTAGGGAGTGGGAAGAATGA
- the LOC120106279 gene encoding LOW QUALITY PROTEIN: 50S ribosomal protein L22-like (The sequence of the model RefSeq protein was modified relative to this genomic sequence to represent the inferred CDS: deleted 1 base in 1 codon) gives MVPISSPLTPVMGDGGKQKKRTVASKPLRVQAVKKDIRQSPKKVNLVARLVRGMQVEDALLQLQVTVKRAAKTVYQVIHSARANAAHNHGLDPDRLIVDEAFVGKGVYLKRLSYHAKGRSGIMVRPKCRLTVVVREITPEEEAKIAKLRVSNFKKLTRQERQLVPHQLIETTPRWGRKRKEAGTA, from the exons ATGGTGCCTATTTCCTCCCCTCTGACACCAGTCATGGGAGATGGT ggaaaacagaaaaaaaggaCTGTGGCTTCTAAACCCTTGAGGGTACAGGCTGTTAAGAAGGATATCAGACAG AGTCCCAAGAAGGTCAATCTGGTGGCCAGACTGGTTCGTGGAATGCAGGTCGAAGATGCCCTTTTGCAGCTGCAAGTAACTGTAAAAAGAGCTGCAAAGACAGTCTATCAG GTAATCCACTCAGCCCGTGCCAATGCAGCGCATAATCATGGATTGGACCCTGATCGTCTCATTGTTG ATGAAGCCTTTGTTGGAAAAGGGGTTTATCTGAAGAGGCTGTCATACCATGCCAAAGGGAGGAGCGGGATCATGGTGAGACCCAAATGCCGGCTGACAGTGGTGGTGAGGGAGATCACTCCTGAAGAGGAGGCAAAGATCGCTAAGCTGAGGGTCAGCAACTTCAAGAAGTTGACAAGGCAGGAGAGGCAGCTTGTTCCTCATCAGCTTATTGAGACCACACCAAGGTGGGGCCGGAAACGGAAGGAGGCTGGGACAGCTTGA